Proteins from a single region of Pirellulales bacterium:
- a CDS encoding DinB family protein codes for AHFSTYPQQGLVQEFEHVRRANLFLFEHLDDDAWLRRGTAGGVEMSVRAWAYVIVGHARHHERIVRSRLQSS; via the coding sequence GCGCATTTCTCGACCTACCCACAGCAAGGGTTGGTGCAGGAGTTCGAGCATGTCAGGCGCGCCAACCTATTTCTGTTCGAGCATCTGGACGACGACGCCTGGCTGCGGCGCGGCACCGCTGGCGGCGTGGAGATGAGCGTGCGGGCTTGGGCTTACGTGATCGTGGGGCACGCGCGCCATCATGAGCGGATCGTGCGGAGCCGGTTGCAAAGTTCCTGA